Proteins encoded by one window of Panicum virgatum strain AP13 chromosome 7N, P.virgatum_v5, whole genome shotgun sequence:
- the LOC120680594 gene encoding myb-related protein MYBAS2-like yields the protein MEAAPLGWGRLEVDGWRKGPWTSQEDTLLVEHVRQHGEGRWNSVSKLTGLKRSGKSCRLRWVNYLRPDLKRGKITPQEESIIVQLHALWGNRWSTIARSLPGRTDNEIKNYWRTHFKKGKPSKNIERARARFLKQRQEMQSQQQQLLQLAAGQVAKDENQDGGGARTGADDDDRGSAVVDDACAAPSSPALAAEAETAAGHHHHEDLIMHDAMDFMCPMSCALLLHGAVHQGGGTGSCCGSTASDEYGSGEEDGATWGSLWNLDDGVVVDDVTTAAGACTFW from the exons ATGGAGGCGGCGCCGCTGGGCTGGGGACGGCTGGAGGTGGACGGGTGGAGGAAGGGCCcgtggaccagccaggaggacACGCTCCTCGTCGAGCACGTCCGGcagcacggcgaggggcggtggAACTCCGTCTCCAAGCTCACAG GTCTGAAGAGGAGTGGCAAGAGCTGCAGGCTCCGGTGGGTTAACTACCTGAGACCAGATCTGAAGCGAGGCAAGATCACGCCCCAGGAGGAGAGCATCATAGTCCAGCTCCACGCTTTGTGGGGAAACAG GTGGTCGACGATCGCGCGCAGCCTGCCGGGCAGGACGGACAACGAGATCAAGAACTACTGGAGGACGCACTTCAAGAAGGGGAAGCCGTCCAAGAACATCGAGCGCGCGAGGGCGCGGTTCCTCAAGCAGCGGCAGGAGATGcagagccagcagcagcagctgttgCAGCTGGCCGCCGGGCAGGTCGCCAAGGACGAGaaccaggacggcggcggcgcgcgcaccGGGGCCGATGATGACGACCGTGGCAGCGCGGTCGTCGACGACGCGTGCGCGGCGCCGTCATCGCCGGCGTTGGCAGCCGAAGCCGAAACCGCCGCcgggcaccaccaccacgaggACCTGATCATGCACGACGCCATGGACTTCATGTGCCCCATGTCgtgcgccctcctcctccacggcgccgTTCACCAgggcggcggcaccggcagcTGCTGCGGCTCCACGGCCAGCGACGAGTACGGATCCGGCGAGGAGGACGGCGCCACGTGGGGCAGCCTGTGGAACCTCGACGACGGCGTGGTCGTCGACGAcgtcaccaccgccgccggggcGTGCACGTTCTGGTAG
- the LOC120681851 gene encoding glutaredoxin-C6-like, protein MGITSSSSSNPESRAMALVKAKEIVASAPVVVFSKSYCPFCVRVKQLFEKLGASFKAMEMDVESDGSELQDALKEWTGQRTVPNVFINGKHIGGCDDTMALNNDGKLVSLLTEAGAIKGSTSKKTATA, encoded by the exons ATGGGAATCACCTCCTCTTCGTCCTCGAACCCGGAATCCAGAGCTATGGCGCTCGTCAAGGCCAAGGAGATCGTCGCCTCCGCGCCCGTCGTCGTCTTCAG CAAGTCTTACTGCCCTTTCTGCGTCCGTGTGAAGCAGCTGTTCGAGAAGCTGGGAGCAAGCTTCAAGGCCATGGAGATGGATGTGGAAA GTGATGGATCTGAGCTCCAGGATGCTCTCAAGGAGTGGACTGGACAGAGGACCGTTCCAAATGTCTTCATCAATGGGAAGCATATTGGTGGCTGCGATG ATACCATGGCACTGAACAATGATGGGAAGCTGGTGTCTCTGCTAACTGAGGCTGGAGCGATCAAGGGTTCTACTTCCAAGAAAACCGCCACTGCTTAG